The following DNA comes from Deltaproteobacteria bacterium.
GCTAAGGCCTATCAGGCCTCTTTAGAAAATGGAAATGGAAGACAGATCCCCGCGCAACGTCTGGAAGATTTTTTGAAGGGGAAACTGGGAAGGCTGAACCAGAAATCCAGTTGCCCTTCGGGGGTGGTGGCCGCTGATCTTTCTCAATTGCTGCCTTCTTTTGTGAACGATTACCTGCGCGAGGGTTTTTTGACTTTTGAAAAACAACGCCGTAGCTTTTACAGTCCAGAGGCCTTGTTGCACGCCGTGGAATCGCGAACCTCTTCTCCCATTCGAATTCCTCGAGATGAAAATACCTTGGAGAGCGTGAATACAAAGGGGCTGTATCCTTGCGGCGAGGGCTCAGGATATGCCGGAGGAATTACCAGCTCTGCGGTGGATGGCATGCGAGCGGCCTTGGCGTGGATTGAGAAGAATTGTAATACCTCACCCTGACCCTCTCCTACTTTAGGAGAGGGAGAAGAAAGAAGAGTGCATCATATTTCCCTCTCCTAAAGTAGGAGAGGGTCAGGGTGAGGTATTTCAAAACCTCTCCGCACTCGCCTCTTTCCAAAACTTTTGCCACTGCGCCGGAATTTCATTTTCCAAAAATGCATTTTCTTCAATCCGGGGATAAATCTCTGCCAGGCTTTGTACCTTTCCCACGGCGGTTCTTCTAAAGATATGTTGGGGGCCCAATTCGGAGGGGGAAGAAAATCCCGCTGCCCCCAAAAGTTCCAGAACCCCTTCGATGGTTTTACGGTGAAAATTGGCTACGCGCCTGGCCTTGTCGTCTATCACCAGGCCTCCGTAGAGTTTTGGATTTTGAGAGGCCACTCCGGTGGGGCAATTGTTGGTATTGCATCTCAAGGCTTGAATACATCCCAGGGCAAACATCATGGCCCGGGCTGAACAAGTAAAGTCGGCACCTAAGGCCAGTTTTTGAAGCAGGTGAAAAGCAGTTACTACTTTGGAAGAGGTGTTGATCTTGATTTTTTTTCTTAAGCCCACCCCTCTAAGAGTCTGATGCACCAGCACCAGGCCTTCGGTGGAAGGCATTCCGACATAGTTGGAAAACTCCAGCGGAGCAGCGCCAGTTCCCCCTTCACCACCATCGACGGTAATAAAATCGGGAACGAGCTTTGTTTGAAGCATGGCCTTTACAATGGCAAACCATTCTTGGGGATGTCCCAGGCACAATTTGAAACCCACAGGTTTTCCTCCGGAGAGTTCGCGAAGTTGGGTGACAAATTCCAGTAAGCCGATCGGAGAAGCAAAGGCTGAATGTGCCGCAGGAGAATGGACGTCGTGTCCCATTTCTACGCCTCTAATCTCCGCAATTTCCTGGGTCAGTTTGGCTTTGGGAAGCAGCCCTCCATGACCCGGTTTGGCCCCTTGGGAAAGTTTGATTTCAATCATTTTGATTTCTTCTTTGGCGGCCTTTTCTTTGAAAAAATCTGGAGAGAATTTCCCCTCTTTGGTTCGGCAACCGAAATAACTGGTTCCAATTTCCCAAACAAGATCGGCTTTGTAGCGCAGATGATAAGGGGTTAAACCTCCTTCGCCGGTATTGTGATAAAAGTCGCCTATCTTTGCGCCGCTATTCAAGGCCAGGACTGCATTTCGGCTGAGTGATCCATAACTCATGGCTGAGATATTGAACAACGAAGCAGAGTACGGTTTGGAGCATCTCGATTCGCCGATTACGACTCGTGCGTTTTTCAGCTCCACTTTTTTTGGATTCAAGGAATGCCCTATCCATTCATAACCCAGCGCATTGACATCCAGTTGAGTTCCAAAAGGGACGGTGTCTCGCTGGCCTTTTGCCCGTTGATAAACCAGAGAGCGCATTTCCCGACTAAAGGGATTTTCATCCGTGTCGGAATCGATAAAATATTGTCGAATTTCCGGGCGTACCGATTCGAGGATGTAACGAAAGTGCCCCAACAGGGGATAATTTCTCAGGACTGCATGGCCTTTTTGCAGCATGTCGTAAAGCCCTAGCAGGAAAGTGGGGACGAGTAAAAAAAGAGCGGAGTAGAAAAGAGGATGATAATATCCTTCCAGGGCTGTAAGGCCAAAAAGAATCAGAAAGAGGCTTAAAAAAATCTGTCGCGACCAGATCTCAGTCATGAAATAGTCCTTTCGATGAGTTGAACGTAAATTGTAACTATAAAATGAATTTATCCAAAGCGAAAATTGAAACTCATTTTGATGTGATCATTATTGGTGCGGGTGCCGCAGGGCTTTTTTGTGCGGCCCTAGCGGCAAAGCGCGGACGTTCGGTTTGTATTCTGGAACATCAAAAGAAAGTAGGATCTAAAATTATAATATCGGGCGGAGGACGCTGTAATTTTACCAATCTGAGCGTGAAGCCTGAATGTTATGTGAGCGAAAATCCCCATTTTGTAAAGTCAGCACTGGCTCGTTTTAGTCCCCAGGATTTCATCCAGCTCCTCGAACAACACGAGATTGAATATTATGAAAAGACCTTGGGCCAGCTTTTTTGTAAAAATTCGGCACAGAATATTGTGAAGATGTTGGAAGTTGAAT
Coding sequences within:
- a CDS encoding FMN-binding glutamate synthase family protein encodes the protein MTEIWSRQIFLSLFLILFGLTALEGYYHPLFYSALFLLVPTFLLGLYDMLQKGHAVLRNYPLLGHFRYILESVRPEIRQYFIDSDTDENPFSREMRSLVYQRAKGQRDTVPFGTQLDVNALGYEWIGHSLNPKKVELKNARVVIGESRCSKPYSASLFNISAMSYGSLSRNAVLALNSGAKIGDFYHNTGEGGLTPYHLRYKADLVWEIGTSYFGCRTKEGKFSPDFFKEKAAKEEIKMIEIKLSQGAKPGHGGLLPKAKLTQEIAEIRGVEMGHDVHSPAAHSAFASPIGLLEFVTQLRELSGGKPVGFKLCLGHPQEWFAIVKAMLQTKLVPDFITVDGGEGGTGAAPLEFSNYVGMPSTEGLVLVHQTLRGVGLRKKIKINTSSKVVTAFHLLQKLALGADFTCSARAMMFALGCIQALRCNTNNCPTGVASQNPKLYGGLVIDDKARRVANFHRKTIEGVLELLGAAGFSSPSELGPQHIFRRTAVGKVQSLAEIYPRIEENAFLENEIPAQWQKFWKEASAERF